ATAGCAGATGTATGAGTAAGAGCCCTTAGGTTTGTTCATCTAGTTTAGTCATTGGGGTTCTATGAATAGTTGTCTTGGTTTTCTGCTCTTTAGTGCTttctatcctttttttttctcctgtGTACTTCTTGTTGCATGCAAGTATCTCTTGAAGTTGCTCCTTGACTAGATGACTGCCATCAACATACCACGTGCAGCTATATTTTGAGCATGAACACTCTGCTATGTCAGTTTTATCCCGGAAAGGGTGCAGAAGTTATTCTTATAATCCGTAAACCATTTGAAGAAGTTGTGTGTTTGATTATTAAAGATTTTTAGTTTTACTATAACTAATGTTCCTttcatttgttgtttttattgctTTGATGTAGTACATGGTCTAGAGTATGGGTATGGAGCCCACGAGTACCCATCTAGTGGAATTTTTGAGGTGGAGCCACGTAGTTGTCCGGGTTTCACTTTTAGACGGTCAGTGCTCCTGGGCAGCACAGACATGTCTCGTTCAGAAGTTCGGTCATATATGGAACATATTTCAGGAAAATATCATGGGGACAGTTATCATTTGATTGCCAAGAACTGCAACCATTTTGCTGATGAAGTCTGCTTGCATCTCACGGGAAAGCCAATTCCTGGATGGGTGAATCGGCTGGCACGAGTAGGTGAGAATGAATGATGAGTTATCTTAATTGTGGGGCAACTTTCAAGTGTGAACCGGTGTTCATCTCCGTCTATTCTCCCTTGTTCTTATCTGCATTACTTTATAATATGGTTTTAAATTGTGACTAATGTACAAATAGCTGTATGAATCCTGCAGCATGTTTTCTGGGCTATTCTTGCTAAACTTCTAGCTTGTTTCACACAATTATTTTTGAAGTTTCAGGCTCATTCTGCAATTGCATTTTACCAGAAAGTATTCAGGTTACAAGAATCAGACATCTTCCTGATCATCAAGCCTTTTCAGGTTGGTGTTGACCTATCTCTCTTCACTTTTTTTCCCAATGAGTAACAATTTTTT
This genomic stretch from Solanum stenotomum isolate F172 chromosome 10, ASM1918654v1, whole genome shotgun sequence harbors:
- the LOC125842401 gene encoding deSI-like protein At4g17486 isoform X3; translated protein: MRLLRSSSSSSKEQFNGEKNRSLLYLNVYDLTPVNNYLYWAGLGVFHSGIEVHGLEYGYGAHEYPSSGIFEVEPRSCPGFTFRRSVLLGSTDMSRSEVRSYMEHISGKYHGDSYHLIAKNCNHFADEVCLHLTGKPIPGWVNRLARVVSGSFCNCILPESIQVTRIRHLPDHQAFSARRFGTKGVPDQIQVRPPKFDPSISVKGVKFQ
- the LOC125842401 gene encoding deSI-like protein At4g17486 isoform X4 — protein: MRLLRSSSSSSKEQFNGEKNRSLLYLNVYDLTPVNNYLYWAGLGVFHSGIEVHGLEYGYGAHEYPSSGIFEVEPRSCPGFTFRRSVLLGSTDMSRSEVRSYMEHISGKYHGDSYHLIAKNCNHFADEVCLHLTGKPIPGWVNRLARVGSFCNCILPESIQVTRIRHLPDHQAFSARRFGTKGVPDQIQVRPPKFDPSISVKGVKFQ
- the LOC125842401 gene encoding deSI-like protein At4g17486 isoform X1 — encoded protein: MRLLRSSSSSSKEQFNGEKNRSLLYLNVYDLTPVNNYLYWAGLGVFHSGIEVHGLEYGYGAHEYPSSGIFEVEPRSCPGFTFRRSVLLGSTDMSRSEVRSYMEHISGKYHGDSYHLIAKNCNHFADEVCLHLTGKPIPGWVNRLARVVSGSFCNCILPESIQVTRIRHLPDHQAFSEDGTDSDASSVSVDSEEEDSDHQLLTVQNSDMAFLNEKPVRLAKELL
- the LOC125842401 gene encoding deSI-like protein At4g17486 isoform X2, with the protein product MRLLRSSSSSSKEQFNGEKNRSLLYLNVYDLTPVNNYLYWAGLGVFHSGIEVHGLEYGYGAHEYPSSGIFEVEPRSCPGFTFRRSVLLGSTDMSRSEVRSYMEHISGKYHGDSYHLIAKNCNHFADEVCLHLTGKPIPGWVNRLARVGSFCNCILPESIQVTRIRHLPDHQAFSEDGTDSDASSVSVDSEEEDSDHQLLTVQNSDMAFLNEKPVRLAKELL